GACACACATCCAGGGTTCGCGCGCCGGCACGCAACCACGGCCTGCGCACCGCTGTTATCAGTTCCGTGATCTCCGCCGTGCTGGCTTCGGCGCTGACTGCATTCGCCATGCCGCGGCTCATGAACCAGGACGACGGGCTGCTTAAGGACGCTCTGTACAACGGCTCTTATACTTCGCAGCCCTATTCCTACCAGCGCCCGCGCGTGGTTCGCACCGCCACTCGCACCGCGCCTGCCCCGGCTCCGGTGGTGTATCAGGAGCCTGTGCGCAAGCCACGCTCTACCGGTAAGTCGGTTCTGATCGTGGCCGGATCGGCTGGCGCAGGCGCCGGCATCGGCGCTCTGGCCGGCGGCAAGAAGGGCGCCGCCATCGGCGCCATCTCCGGCGGCGTGGCCGGCCTCGTCTACGACCGCCTCACCGCCAACCGCTAACCCCCGCCTCCCCCGGGAAACGAAAGCCTCCTTCTGCCCTCGCGGGCGAAGGAGGCTTTCGCATGTGTTTTCTGGAAACTGGAAACTCGAAACTGGAAGCTATCGCTTCATTTCCGCTTCTGCGTTCAGCACGAAATAGATGGGCGGCACGCTTTCCGGCTTGGCCGTGCGGTTCACCAGGAAGCGTTGCCCGTTGGGGGTGACGTCATAGGTGTAAAGATCGGTGGACGAAGCGCCTTCCCGCCCACGCGTGGTGAACAGCGCCTGCGGTCTTCCGCTTTCGAATGTCTGGCCCGCGCTCACCGCCACCGCCATGAGCGTGTTCTTGCGGTCCACGTAGAAGATCTCCTTGCCGTCCTGCCGCCAATGAGGCTCGACGCCGCCGCCCGCGGAGACCTGGAACTTCCCCTGCATTTCCGGATAGCGCGTCACGTACACTTCCCAGTTCCCGGTCTCGTTTGACATGTACGCCATCCACTTGCCGTCCGGCGACACTTGGCCGTTCGTTTCGCTTGCCGGGGTCGCCACTAACGGCCGCAGGCCTGGTTCCCCCGGAGGCACGGAAACGATGTTGCTGCCATTGGAATCTTGGAACGTGGCCACCACCGTACCGTTCGCCAGCCAGGAATTCGCCAGGATGTCCGAGCCGCCCGTCGCCAAGGCCCGCGACTCGGCCTTCTCCAATCCGCTGGTCGCCATGGTCACCAGTTGGGCCGCGTCCGACGTTGTCGTCCGGAACACAAGCTGCCGTCCATCCGGGGACCATGCGGGCGTCGCCTCCTCATTCTGTCCGAAAGTCATCCGGCGGCTCACATTCCTTGCCAGGTCGTAAACGTAGATGTCCACATTGCTGGTCGCCGGATCGCTGGCGTCGAACAGCAGCCGTCCGCCGTCCGGCGAAAGCCTCGGGTTCGCCTGCGACTGTACGGACCCCACCGTTCCCAGTTCCTTCCCGCTTCGGTCCACCCACGTGAACTGCGAAAGGTTCGGCTCCGTTCCCGTCTGGTACACCACCGTGCCGTTCTCTGCCGCCGCGAACGACCCCAGGTACAGCGAGGTCGAGTACTGCACGCCCTCAGCCAGCCGCTGCGCTTGGCTTCCCGCCTCCCCGCCGGCCGCGTTGAAGGGCAGCGCAATCAGTTGCCGGTCGCGCACCAGCAGCAGATGGCCCGAACGCAGATAGCGCGCATTCGAAGCCGCGCTCACCACCCGCTTGCTCTCCTTCGAATCCAGCGTGCCCAGGTAGATTCCGTTATTGGGGTCGTCCAACGTCGTGAAAACCGCCTGCAAGTACAGGTAGCGTTTGCCATCCGGCAGGAACTCCGGCCAGCGATGGCTGCTCGCGCCCGGCGGCAGCGTCGTGATCTGTGTTGCTTCGCCCCCACCGGCAGCGACCTTCCACAGCGCCCCTCCCGCGTCGGGCGCGTACACGATCACCCCCTGCGGGTTCCAGCTTCCGCCCCGTCCGGAAGGAGCATTGGCCAGCGCTTGCACCGACCCATCCTTCAGCGCCAGCCTCTTCAGCTTGTTGTCGGCAAAAAACCCGACGAACTGGCTGTCGGGCGACCAGAACGGATGCGCCGCGCCCTCCGTTTCCGGCAACGCCTTGATATCCAGGCTGCCCACCTCATTCAGCCATAGCACGGAGCGCCCCGTCCGCTCATCTGGCGCTACGAACGCCAGCCGCTTCCCATCCGGCGAGAGGGCCAGGTTCCGCGCCACCACCGAAACCGGCAACGCGAACCGCATGGCCGCGGTCGGCTTGGGCACGCGTTGGGAATACCCGTAACCCAGCGCCACGGCTGCTGCCAGCAAGAGCGCCGCCAGCCCCCACGCTGCCTGCTCCCGCCCCTTCCGCCGATGCGGCGCCGCGGCTGCCGCAATCGCGGTCGAAGAAACCCCGCCCTCCAGCAGCCACTGCAGTTGCAGCTTCAGGTCGTGCGCCGACTGGTAGCGCTCCTCCGGATCCTTCGCCAGGCAGCTCCGCACGATCCGGTCCAGAGCCGGCGGCCGCATCGCCTGCACGCTCGAAGGCGGCGCCGGGTCCGTCGCCAATATCGCCGCCACTA
Above is a window of Terriglobales bacterium DNA encoding:
- a CDS encoding protein kinase, which encodes MGLSSGTKLGPYEILEPIGAGGMGEVYRARDTRLDRTVAVKVLPQHLSSNPELKQRFEREAKAISSLQHGHICTLYDVGHQDGVDFLVMEYLEGETLAARIARGILPTEQLLKIGMEVADALDKAHRQGVVHRDLKPGNIMLTKGGAKLLDFGLAKGTEALASEVTAPTTTPSISQPLTSRGTIVGTFHYMAPEQIEGKEADSRSDIFALGTVLYEMAAGKRAFEGKTQASVVAAILATDPAPPSSVQAMRPPALDRIVRSCLAKDPEERYQSAHDLKLQLQWLLEGGVSSTAIAAAAAPHRRKGREQAAWGLAALLLAAAVALGYGYSQRVPKPTAAMRFALPVSVVARNLALSPDGKRLAFVAPDERTGRSVLWLNEVGSLDIKALPETEGAAHPFWSPDSQFVGFFADNKLKRLALKDGSVQALANAPSGRGGSWNPQGVIVYAPDAGGALWKVAAGGGEATQITTLPPGASSHRWPEFLPDGKRYLYLQAVFTTLDDPNNGIYLGTLDSKESKRVVSAASNARYLRSGHLLLVRDRQLIALPFNAAGGEAGSQAQRLAEGVQYSTSLYLGSFAAAENGTVVYQTGTEPNLSQFTWVDRSGKELGTVGSVQSQANPRLSPDGGRLLFDASDPATSNVDIYVYDLARNVSRRMTFGQNEEATPAWSPDGRQLVFRTTTSDAAQLVTMATSGLEKAESRALATGGSDILANSWLANGTVVATFQDSNGSNIVSVPPGEPGLRPLVATPASETNGQVSPDGKWMAYMSNETGNWEVYVTRYPEMQGKFQVSAGGGVEPHWRQDGKEIFYVDRKNTLMAVAVSAGQTFESGRPQALFTTRGREGASSTDLYTYDVTPNGQRFLVNRTAKPESVPPIYFVLNAEAEMKR